A single genomic interval of Dromiciops gliroides isolate mDroGli1 chromosome 1, mDroGli1.pri, whole genome shotgun sequence harbors:
- the LOC122750804 gene encoding LOW QUALITY PROTEIN: cryptic protein-like (The sequence of the model RefSeq protein was modified relative to this genomic sequence to represent the inferred CDS: inserted 1 base in 1 codon) — MAWTDHARFLFVITLVLQAIHLGNGFDQKEKPKGVGREQINSTAQKQQLPNHNTSLNIVRDLNRSSESPRQLHSGSFIPFVGFRDGTRHCCQNGGTCILGSFCVCPRYFVGRHCEHDERKSNCGVFAHGDWVYKDCYLCRCIYGKLHCFRDPTLNNCGIKSYKMVNMAVKSKCLICPGQSYWVIXWCSAIGQPAPTSFLPVHCIWKR, encoded by the exons ATGGCCTGGACAGATCATGCCAG gTTTCTTTTTGTCATCACTTTGGTCTTACAGGCCATCCACTTGGGAAATG gttttgatcAAAAAGAGAAACCAAAAGGCGTTGGAAGAGAACAAATCAATTCAACAGCCCAAAAGCAACAGCTCCCAAATCATAACACTTCTTTGAATATCGTCAGAGACCTGAACAGGAGTTCTGAGAGCCCCAGACAGCTCCATTCCGGGTCATTTATTCCTTTTGTTGGGTTTAGAGATG GTACCAGACACTGCTGTCAAAATGGAGGGACCTGTATCCTGGGCAGTTTTTGTGTTTGTCCAAGGTACTTTGTTGGGCGACACTGTGAACATGACGAACGAAAAAG TAACTGTGGTGTCTTTGCCCATGGAGACTGGGTCTACAAGGACTGCTACCTTTGTAGGTGTATCTATGGGAAGCTTCACTGTTTCAGAGACCCAACGTTAAACAACTGTG GAATTAAGTCTTATAAGATGGTCAACATGGCAGTGAAAAGTAAATGTCTGATTTGTCCTGGCCAAAGCTACTGGGTGA TCTGGTGCTCTGCAATAGGACAACCAGCACCCACCTCATTTCTTCCAGTTCACTGCATTTGGAAAAGATAG